The nucleotide window ATGCACGTTGGTTCTGATAACGAAATAATAACCGTTGTTTTCGAGTTTTTGTTTCACGATAAGTTTCTAAGATTGTATCTTGTGCTAAAATGTAATTAGTAATTTCTTTAAAAAAGTAAGCCCCATATGATAATGACCATTCTAACGAAATAAAATTTTGATCAATTTTAGCTTCAATAATTTTTGAATAATTACTAATAATGTAATTACATTCTAGCATAATGTTATTAATATTATTATATTTAAAAAGGTAATATGTTGTTTGTGGTAATTGATATTTTTGTGCTAAAAAAGCAAGATTTTTTGGAATAATTAATTGTTGAGTATCTAAATCAATTGAAATATCAACTGGTTTTCATAATGGAACATAGTGGATTTTTCCCGATAAAGTTAATAAGCGTTGCTTAGTATCTTGTGATATTTGTCACTTTTTTGCTCATTTGTTATTTGCTCAATTATAATAATTAAACTTGTTATTTTGCATCTCATCACCCATTTGACTAAAGTAATTATACCAAATTTAACAAGAACAAAAAAGAATTTAAATAATAATTTTATTTTTAATTAAATTTAACAATTAATTATATCTTATTTTTAAAAAAAATAAATGACTTTTTTAAATAAAAAAAATATTTTTAAAAGGCAAATTATTTACAGTTCTTAACTCAAAAGTGGGAAAAAAATTGATATTTTAATAATTATAACTAAATTAATTGTACCCTAAAATGAGAAGAATATAATGAAAGTGTAAATAATATTTATGGCGTCAATATAGATATTTTTACAGGAGATGATTAATAATGTTTGGTTATAAGAATATCTTAGTTGGTGTTGGAGCAATTGCGTTGGCAACTACCCCGGCATTATTATTATCGAATACAGCATTTATCAATAATACATACAATAAAACTGCACATAATAATAAAAAACCGAGGAAAAACTAGGAATAACATATCAACAATTTTATCAAAATAATAAATCAAATATTAATCTAACAAATATTAAAAATTTAAAAGATGGGATTAATGAATGAGATTATTATTTTGTTTATTCACACTTATACTTAAATCATGCTTTATTAACCAAAGTTCAAAATGATTTAGGATCAGTTGGAGGAGTTATTGCAGCATTATTAAGCACAATCCCAGAAATTGCAACTGTCGCTGGAATTGTTGCTGCATTATTAATTGCACAATGATATGTCTGAAATATTCCATCATATGATCAGGGTAATGGCGTTGGTATTAACTTAATTGGAGTAGTTCCTCAACTCATAACTTCTGTTTGAGCACAGTAAGTTATTAGTTTATTATCAAAACAGACAAGGCCCAGATTTATTATTTACACTACTGCTAGCTGTTGCTAGCAGTTTTTATATGTTTTTTAAAAAGATTTTACTTGTGTTTTTTTATTTTTTGTAATTTAGTGACTTAAAACATAATTATTTTAAATTTGAAAATTAAAAAGCATAAACAATTCTTGGGAAAGATTAAAAAATTAATTAAGTTACTATTAAAGAAGCAAAAAAACAATTTAATACAATTTTTTAAAATAAACATTCTTAGTTTAAAACCAAAATCAATAATTATTGTTGAAACTTAATTCTGAGAACTTTTCTTTAACATTTTCCACATTAACAATAAGTTACCAATTATTTTATTTTGATGTATAAAGTTTTTACTTTTTGTTTAAAATCATAATGTGTTTTAAGATTATTTATAAAAAATAATGAAGGCTTACTATTTTTAGCCCCATAATTTTTAGGATTAAAATCTGGAACTTTTTTATATAAATTTTCAATTATGACCGAAAATTGTACAAAACCTTTTTTGTTTCATTACTTTTTGTGCTATTATTTTTTACCAATTCTTTTTTATCATTAGAGGTTTTCGCCTTTAAAATTTTATCAACGCTTATAAATCGATGATAAAGTTTTTTATAATCTTCTGCATTACGAATTACACCGGCTCCAATCACCGTTTTATTCTTTTGTTTAATTCTTCTAACAATGGGAGCAAAATCTAAATCACTTGTAGCTAGACAGAAACAATCAACATAATCTTTTCTTAATCATTCCATTACATCTAAAGCAATTCTAATATCAACCGCATTTTTCTGAGTTGAATACGTTGTTTCAACAATAAAATCATTAAAACCATATTTCTTTCCTTTTTCATTCATTTTTGTATCATTTGAATTGGAATAAAAGGCTCCTTTATAGATCACATTTCCCATTTGTTCTAATTCATCAAATAAAATATTTAAATCCTCCTCATTATTAAAATTATCAAAATCAATCATCACAACAATTGTTTTATTAGTTATTTCCATTCAACATTTTATCCCTTCTTAAATTATCATATTCTAATTAAGAAAAATAATTTAAAAAGGATTAAAGTCTATCAAAGATAACTTTAATCCTAAGTAAAAATTATTTTCTAGTCTGTTTTTCTCTTATGATTATCATTTGACTCACAATTGTGACAATTTGAACAATTGAGATAACCACCACTTTGCTCACAAGTACAATTGCAAGCATAACAAGATAAATTACAGTTTCCTCCCATTGTAATTCTTCCTTTTACTTTTCATAGTTTTTGCAAAGTGAATAAAAATTAAGTGAAAAATTTAAATATCATTAATTTAAAATTCTTATATGTGACATTCACAATAATATTATATTTCCTAATTATAAAAATAGCAAACCATTTTGTTAATTGTTCTTAATATTTTGCCTCTAATATTTTTCTGTTCCATTACTAAAATTAATTCTTCCTTTCCCCAATTCCAAAGGGCGGCGGATATTGCACAACACCGGTAATATTTTGTAAACTATTGGGATATAATTCTTTAACCATAAAATATTTTGATTCAATAGCAAAGGGAGCATGAATATAATAATTAGCGGCAGGAGTATAATTAAATCTTGTATAATAATTGGGATCACCTAAAATGAAAATTGCTGGATATCCCTTAGCTATTGCCGTTGTTTCTAAATGTTTAATGAGGTTTGTGCCAATTCCTTGCCTTTGCATTTCCGTTTGGACCGTGAGCGGTGCTAAACAAAGCAATTGATGATGACTAATAGTAACAATACTAAGAAAGGCATGGCCAACAACTTTATTATTAACAATTGCGACAACATCAAAGGCTGGGTCATATTCTGGTAATAACCGTAAATTATCAACGAGTAAATGTTCGATTACTTCGTGATTATCAACTGTTTTAAAAGTTTCATAAATTAGTTGTCTTGTCATAGTGATTTCATTAGCATGAATTGGTCTAATTTTCATCGTTACTCCATCTTATTCCTAATAATAAATTATTCCCCTTTATTATAACTTGTTAAATAAAAAAATGATTTTCAATTAGCAAATAATTGTAAAAGTTATGGAGCTTTTTTAATAATTCCTATCTTGTTTTATAGTAGCTTAAATTTCTTTTGCCAAATGGTTCTTTTGCTCCTTTTATAGTTTTAAATTTGGCATATATGATTTAAATTTTGACCTTTTTTGCCATATAAAAATGCACCTTTTATAAAAGTTTAGCAAAATCTTTTCTATTTTACTTACTTTTTGAGGTGCAGTCTTTTTTGTTTTTTTACCTTTCATTTTCAATTTCTTGATTTTGTTCTTGCTGTGTTGTTATATTTTCTTTATAAATTTTTATAGTTTGTTCTTTAGTTAATTTTTCTAATCTTGCTGGTTTAGGAACAACATTTGGAACATTTTTTATTCCACCTGTATAAAACATTGAATTACCTGTTTCTAATACTTTTTCATTCTTGGATGAAATTTTGCCTGCTTCTGGTGCTGGATTTGCCTTTAATTCAAAAGTATTCAGTTTACTTTTTAAATTGCTTAAAGTTTTTTGTGCTACATTAAGAATATCTGCTCCATCTACAATATTTTCTTTATCTTTATCATTGTGAAAATATTGTAAAACTACCCCATTAAATAAGTCATTATAGAAATTTTTAATGTCTGATAGTTCTTCTAAATTTATTGTTTCTTTTAAATTATTATCACTTGCGATAACTTCTTGGTATATTTTATATTTTTCATCTAATTCTAGTTTAAAATCTGCATATTCATTAGCAATAACCTTTAAATTATTAATAAATTCTATTCTTTTCATTGTGATTTTCTTTCTTGTTTTTTAATTATTATTTATCAAACAATAATTAAAGTAATCTATTTTAAAACTAATTTTAAAATCATATACTTATTAAGTTTATCATAATTTATTAGTCCAAACATTAATAAGCAAATAAAAACTCAACATTTGTTGAGCATTTATTATTTTTATTAATTAAAATGTTTTAACAACTTTTTGAATTTCTTCATCATATTGATCAATTAACTCATCTGGAGTTAGGGCATTGGTTGGAGCAACTTTTGTTCCTGCAACAAGAATTGGTTTATTAACAGTAGCACCAACAAATTCTCATGTTCCTTTTAAATATTCGGTATGATTTCCCCATGGATATCAACCAAAAGGAGCTCCTTGGGTTGTTAAAATTTGTACTTTTAAATGCGGTAATAACCCTATTGCATCACCTTTTTTTGAATATTTATATGAAAATGTTTTATCTGCAACTAAAACATGATCTAAGTAATTTTTCATTAATCCAGAAACATTAAAGTTATTCATTGGACATACAACAATAACTTTTTGTACTTCTTTTAATTGATTAACATAAACATCAGTATCCTCGGCATTAAAATAAGTACCAAAGTTATCACGAGTAAGTGTTTTAAGCGCCATTGGGGTTTCGTTTAAATCTAAATGAATAATTTCATCATTTGCGTTTGCTGCTTGATAATATTTAAGAAAACGAGCTGCTAAAGCTTTTGAATATGATTTTTCATTAGGACTAACCGTTCCATAAATTACTAATACTTTATTTACCATGATTTTCGTTCCTTTCTCGTTTTATTTTATCATATTTTATTCTCTAAACTAATGAATAATAATTGTTCGTAATTGTTTAAAATGATAATTTTTGATAATTTAAAAAATTTAACAAAATTTTTAAAATAGCAAATGATTTTTAACTTTTTAATAATGTAAATTGTAAAACGAATTAGGACAAAACAACTCTTATTAAAAGAAAGGAGTTGTTTTTTTAATTAAAAAATGACTCACTTAACATGTTAAATTATTTAATTTCATATTTTTGTAAAATAAACTATTAAAAATTAAATAGTGTTTTAAGTGTGTCAAAATTGTACTTTTTTTAATAATCAATGTTTTTAATGGAGGTTTTTATATGTATAGAAAAATTAAGAAAAAAACATTGAAAAAAATCAATGATTTATCAATCAATTCTTCTTATGTAACTAAACAAAAGAAAATATTAGAAGAATGAATAATTTAAATAAACCTATAGCAAATATTTTTATTAACAATAAGTTAATAAAATTACGGACAAATAATGCTATTTTTATAAATTTACCAAATCATGCTAATCATATTGGATGATGACTTAATAAAGTTTTTGTTTATCCAAGTAAAAAATATATTGATTATACAGCGATTGGGATTAAAAAAAATAATACTTTTATAATTTGAAAATATGATTTACAGCTGCAAAAACATCAATATTTAAAAATGGATGGTGAAGAGTTAATTAAATTATATGAATCAAATAAAAATAATTATGGATCAATAATGAAAAAAGCATTATTTGGAATTGATGATAAGGAGAATTAATTATGAATAAAGAAACATTAATTAAATTAATTGATAAATTTAGTGAAATGAGAAATAAAGCTAATGATGATGTTCAAAATGATAAAACAATTAATAAATTGGATTTTGGTAAAAAAATTGGATATTTTAATGCATTAGTTGATATTTTAATGATTTTACAATCAGAATTAATTAAATTGGAGGTGTAAATAATATGGATTTATTAGCATTATTAAAAGAGTTATTTGATAATTATCCGGAAGCGGCACAAGATTATGAAATGGATATTATGGATAGATATGAAGTTGAAGTGTTAAATAAAAAATTAACACCAGAACAATTTGCGAATTTACAAAAAGTTCACTCAAATATTATTAAAAAATAGAATTGAGTTAATTATTATGAAAAAAATATGAAAAAAAATACAACAATTAAAAGAATTTAAAAAATTACATGAATATGCTGTTGAATGAGCATATGATATTCCCCATTTTAATTTTAAAAAAATAAATAGAAAGGAAAAAATAAAATGAAAATTAAAGTAACACGAATTATGAGAGGTACGGAAAGACCTATCCCAAATTTTGAATTAGACACAGATTTAATAATTACATATTTTCCAAATTGAAATGGTTATGATGAAACATTAGTTTTTTTAAAAACATTTGGAAATAATCCAATTAGTATTGTAGAAACAGTCGAAGAACTTGAAGCTAAAATAAATGGTACATTTAAACCCACTCATTTTGTAGTAATGAGAACTTATAGCAATGGTTTTAAAGAAC belongs to Spiroplasma melliferum and includes:
- a CDS encoding Spiroplasmavirus-related protein; translation: MNNLNKPIANIFINNKLIKLRTNNAIFINLPNHANHIGWWLNKVFVYPSKKYIDYTAIGIKKNNTFIIWKYDLQLQKHQYLKMDGEELIKLYESNKNNYGSIMKKALFGIDDKEN
- a CDS encoding acyl carrier protein phosphodiesterase, encoding MVNKVLVIYGTVSPNEKSYSKALAARFLKYYQAANANDEIIHLDLNETPMALKTLTRDNFGTYFNAEDTDVYVNQLKEVQKVIVVCPMNNFNVSGLMKNYLDHVLVADKTFSYKYSKKGDAIGLLPHLKVQILTTQGAPFGWYPWGNHTEYLKGTWEFVGATVNKPILVAGTKVAPTNALTPDELIDQYDEEIQKVVKTF